Proteins from one Sarcophilus harrisii chromosome 2, mSarHar1.11, whole genome shotgun sequence genomic window:
- the CTU2 gene encoding cytoplasmic tRNA 2-thiolation protein 2 isoform X2: MCQVGEDYGGPGPAELQPKLPWRGCEQKCMKCKEGLPVLIIRAGDAFCKDCFKAYYIHKFRAMLGKNRLIFPGEKVLLAWSGGPSSSSMIWQVQEGLSRESAKRLRFVPGVIYVDEGAVCGQSLEERAKTVAEMKLILQTVGFPYHIVSLEEVFNLPASVLQPVSQGPQGPENTYKEAVDGFIQQQQRLPEEGGQEAALSDELRRLSTRDPVGPEEAAGDSLPRPAQSTALTTLFSSVKTLTAKEELLQTLRAHLILHTARLHGYSKVMLGDSCTRLAIKLMTNLALGRGAFLAWDTGFSDDRHGDVVLLRPMRDYTLKEIAFYNRMFGVPSVFTPAIDTKAPEKASIHRLMESFILRLQAQFPSTISTVYRTSEKLVKAPRNGGAAGPVPTRCLLCMCTLDIDSADSATAFGAQTLEHLSQKPTPPPGAPGRPCCTRGTELPRACCRGPQPASQREEPRASFIEQLCYSCRVNMKDVPFLEPLPPYILTEAQCRRQRAWVKQEIQEFLFEESEGEDPDGN, from the exons agaCTGTTTCAAGGCGTATTATATTCATAAGTTCCGAGCAATGCTAGGAAAGAATCGACTCATCTTCCCAGGAGAAAAG GTCCTTCTTGCGTGGTCTGGCGGTCCCTCATCCAGCTCAATGATCTGGCAAGTCCAAGAG GGTTTGAGTCGAGAGTCTGCGAAAAGGCTGCGCTTTGTGCCGGGCGTTATCTATGTCGACG AGGGAGCAGTTTGTGGGCAGAGCCTGGAGGAGAGAGCAAAGACCGTGGCAGAGATGAAGTTGATCTTGCAGACGGTCGGCTTCCCATATCACATTGTCTCCTTAGAAGAG GTTTTTAACTTACCTGCGTCAGTCCTGCAGCCCGTTTCCCAGGGCCCCCAAGGGCCGGAGAATACCTACAAGGAAGCCGTGGATGGCTTTATCCAGCAACAGCAGAGACTGCCAGAGGAAGGGGGCCAGGAAGCTGCCCTGAGCGATGAGCTGAGACGGCTTAGCACCCGGGACCCTGTGGGACCAGAGGAGGCCGCCGGCGACAGCCTCCCTAGACCGGCCCAGAGCACGGCTTTAACGACTCTCTTCAGCTCCGTGAAGACTCTGACTGCCAAAGAGGAGCTTCTGCAGACCCTCCG GGCCCACCTGATCCTGCACACAGCTCGGCTGCACGGCTACTCCAAGGTGATGCTGGGGGACAGCTGTACCCGCCTGGCCATCAAACTCATGACCAATTTGGCGCTGGGGAGAGGGGCTTTCCTCGCCTGGGACACA GGCTTCTCGGACGACCGGCACGGGGACGTGGTCCTGCTCCGGCCCATGCGAGACTACACCTTGAAGGAGATTGCCTTCTACAACCGGATGTTTGGCGTGCCCTCGGTCTTCACCCCAGCCATTGACACCAAG GCCCCAGAAAAGGCAAGTATCCACCGGCTGATGGAGAGCTTCATCCTCCGATTGCAGGCCCAGTTCCCTTCCACCATCAGCACTGTGTACAG GACCAGTGAGAAGCTGGTAAAGGCTCCCCGGAACGGGGGTGCCGCTGGCCCCGTGCCCACTCGGTGCCTTCTCTGCATGTGTACTCTGGACATCGACAGTGCAG ACAGCGCCACTGCATTCGGAGCCCAGACCCTGGAGCATCTCTCCCAGAAACCCACCCCGCCCCCAGGGGCCCCTGGGAGGCCTTGCTGCACCAGGGGGACTGAGCTGCCGCGTGCCTGTTGCCGGGGCCCACAGCCCGCGTCCCAGAG GGAGGAGCCCAGAGCCAGCTTCATTGAGCAGCTGTGCTACAGCTGCCGGGTGAACATGAAGGACGTG CCCTTCCTGGAGCCCCTTCCTCCCTACATCCTGACAGAGGCCCAGTGCCGGAGGCAGAG GGCCTGGGTAAAGCAGGAGATCCAAGAATTCTTGTTTGAGGAGAGCGAAGGGGAAGATCCAGATGGGAACTGA
- the CTU2 gene encoding cytoplasmic tRNA 2-thiolation protein 2 isoform X1: MCQVGEDYGGPGPAELQPKLPWRGCEQKCMKCKEGLPVLIIRAGDAFCKDCFKAYYIHKFRAMLGKNRLIFPGEKVLLAWSGGPSSSSMIWQVQEGLSRESAKRLRFVPGVIYVDEGAVCGQSLEERAKTVAEMKLILQTVGFPYHIVSLEEVFNLPASVLQPVSQGPQGPENTYKEAVDGFIQQQQRLPEEGGQEAALSDELRRLSTRDPVGPEEAAGDSLPRPAQSTALTTLFSSVKTLTAKEELLQTLRAHLILHTARLHGYSKVMLGDSCTRLAIKLMTNLALGRGAFLAWDTGFSDDRHGDVVLLRPMRDYTLKEIAFYNRMFGVPSVFTPAIDTKAPEKASIHRLMESFILRLQAQFPSTISTVYRTSEKLVKAPRNGGAAGPVPTRCLLCMCTLDIDSADSATAFGAQTLEHLSQKPTPPPGAPGRPCCTRGTELPRACCRGPQPASQREEPRASFIEQLCYSCRVNMKDVPFLEPLPPYILTEAQCRRQRIGEIKPVATGGCGFLLGTLTQIRPSGVPLPSSWPTSSGRAGPREGASWVAWVKQEIQEFLFEESEGEDPDGN, translated from the exons agaCTGTTTCAAGGCGTATTATATTCATAAGTTCCGAGCAATGCTAGGAAAGAATCGACTCATCTTCCCAGGAGAAAAG GTCCTTCTTGCGTGGTCTGGCGGTCCCTCATCCAGCTCAATGATCTGGCAAGTCCAAGAG GGTTTGAGTCGAGAGTCTGCGAAAAGGCTGCGCTTTGTGCCGGGCGTTATCTATGTCGACG AGGGAGCAGTTTGTGGGCAGAGCCTGGAGGAGAGAGCAAAGACCGTGGCAGAGATGAAGTTGATCTTGCAGACGGTCGGCTTCCCATATCACATTGTCTCCTTAGAAGAG GTTTTTAACTTACCTGCGTCAGTCCTGCAGCCCGTTTCCCAGGGCCCCCAAGGGCCGGAGAATACCTACAAGGAAGCCGTGGATGGCTTTATCCAGCAACAGCAGAGACTGCCAGAGGAAGGGGGCCAGGAAGCTGCCCTGAGCGATGAGCTGAGACGGCTTAGCACCCGGGACCCTGTGGGACCAGAGGAGGCCGCCGGCGACAGCCTCCCTAGACCGGCCCAGAGCACGGCTTTAACGACTCTCTTCAGCTCCGTGAAGACTCTGACTGCCAAAGAGGAGCTTCTGCAGACCCTCCG GGCCCACCTGATCCTGCACACAGCTCGGCTGCACGGCTACTCCAAGGTGATGCTGGGGGACAGCTGTACCCGCCTGGCCATCAAACTCATGACCAATTTGGCGCTGGGGAGAGGGGCTTTCCTCGCCTGGGACACA GGCTTCTCGGACGACCGGCACGGGGACGTGGTCCTGCTCCGGCCCATGCGAGACTACACCTTGAAGGAGATTGCCTTCTACAACCGGATGTTTGGCGTGCCCTCGGTCTTCACCCCAGCCATTGACACCAAG GCCCCAGAAAAGGCAAGTATCCACCGGCTGATGGAGAGCTTCATCCTCCGATTGCAGGCCCAGTTCCCTTCCACCATCAGCACTGTGTACAG GACCAGTGAGAAGCTGGTAAAGGCTCCCCGGAACGGGGGTGCCGCTGGCCCCGTGCCCACTCGGTGCCTTCTCTGCATGTGTACTCTGGACATCGACAGTGCAG ACAGCGCCACTGCATTCGGAGCCCAGACCCTGGAGCATCTCTCCCAGAAACCCACCCCGCCCCCAGGGGCCCCTGGGAGGCCTTGCTGCACCAGGGGGACTGAGCTGCCGCGTGCCTGTTGCCGGGGCCCACAGCCCGCGTCCCAGAG GGAGGAGCCCAGAGCCAGCTTCATTGAGCAGCTGTGCTACAGCTGCCGGGTGAACATGAAGGACGTG CCCTTCCTGGAGCCCCTTCCTCCCTACATCCTGACAGAGGCCCAGTGCCGGAGGCAGAG AATTGGGGAAATAAAGCCTGTGGCCACAGGGGGCTGTGGCTTCCTGCTGGGGACCCTGACCCAGATCAGACCATCAGGAGTTCCCCTGCCCAGCTCTTGGCCCACAAGCTCGGGGAGAGCAGGTCCCAGGGAAGGGGCCTCTTGGGT GGCCTGGGTAAAGCAGGAGATCCAAGAATTCTTGTTTGAGGAGAGCGAAGGGGAAGATCCAGATGGGAACTGA